One stretch of Micromonospora cremea DNA includes these proteins:
- a CDS encoding GNAT family N-acetyltransferase: protein MMAQQNQPPANVTVRRADHPGDLGWVVMAHGEIYDRQFGWNIDFEALVARIVADFAIDHDPAREAAWIAEVDGERAGCVFLVSGDEPETAKLRILLVTPTSRGLGIGTRLVDECLTFARNAHYRRVVLWTNDVLVSARRIYQAFGFTLTGEEPHRSFGHDLVGQTWTLELEHLIRQPPFEMPLVERGGRKAATA, encoded by the coding sequence ATGATGGCGCAGCAGAACCAGCCGCCGGCGAACGTGACCGTGCGCCGAGCCGACCACCCCGGCGACCTGGGCTGGGTGGTGATGGCCCATGGTGAGATCTACGACCGGCAGTTCGGATGGAACATCGACTTCGAGGCGCTGGTAGCCAGAATCGTCGCCGACTTCGCCATCGACCACGACCCGGCTCGCGAAGCGGCCTGGATCGCCGAAGTCGACGGCGAACGGGCCGGCTGCGTCTTTCTGGTCTCGGGCGACGAACCAGAAACGGCCAAGCTGCGTATCCTGCTGGTCACTCCGACTTCCCGCGGCCTCGGCATCGGCACCCGCCTGGTCGACGAATGCCTCACCTTCGCCCGCAACGCCCACTACCGACGGGTCGTCCTCTGGACCAACGACGTGCTCGTGTCCGCACGCAGGATCTACCAGGCCTTCGGGTTCACCCTCACCGGCGAGGAACCACACCGCAGCTTCGGCCACGACCTCGTCGGCCAGACCTGGACCCTCGAACTGGAACATCTAATACGGCAGCCGCCGTTTGAGATGCCGCTGGTAGAGCGGGGTGGACGCAAGGCGGCCACCGCGTGA
- the lpdA gene encoding dihydrolipoyl dehydrogenase codes for MSAHFDVVVLGAGPGGYVAAIRAAQLGLSTAIIEERYWGGVCLNVGCIPSKALLRNAELAYLVTHEARTYGIRVDGQVSLDYRAAFDRSRKIADGRAKGVRYLMRKNAIAEYEGRASFTDPRTLAVARNDGGTDTVTFDHCIIATGATTRLLPGTALSDRVVTYEQQILSPELPESIVIAGAGAIGVEFAYVLHNYGVRVTIVEFLDRMLPLEDEEISAELARRYKRLGIEVLTSTRVESIDETDDRVWVTVSSKGGEQRVLETDRVLQAIGFAPRVDDYGLEKTGVRLTERGAVDVDARCRTSVPHLFAIGDVTAKLMLAHAAETMGIVAAETIAGAETMELDYTMIPRATYCQPQVASFGLTEAQARERGHDVRMAKFPFSANGKAHGLGDTVGFVKLISDARYGELLGGHMIGPDVTELLPELTLAQQWDLTVHELARNVHAHPTLGEAVKDALHGLAGHMINM; via the coding sequence ATGTCTGCACACTTTGACGTGGTGGTGCTCGGGGCGGGTCCGGGAGGCTATGTCGCCGCGATCCGCGCGGCTCAACTGGGATTGTCGACGGCCATCATCGAGGAGCGGTACTGGGGCGGCGTGTGCCTCAACGTCGGCTGCATCCCGTCCAAGGCGCTGCTTCGCAACGCCGAACTGGCCTACCTGGTCACCCACGAGGCGAGGACGTACGGCATCCGGGTCGACGGGCAGGTCAGCCTCGACTACCGTGCCGCGTTCGACCGCAGCCGTAAGATTGCCGACGGGCGCGCCAAGGGCGTCCGGTACCTCATGAGGAAGAACGCGATCGCCGAGTACGAGGGACGGGCCAGCTTCACCGACCCGCGCACCCTGGCCGTGGCCCGCAACGACGGCGGCACCGACACCGTCACGTTCGACCACTGCATCATCGCCACCGGGGCGACCACCCGGCTGCTGCCCGGCACCGCGCTCAGCGACCGGGTCGTCACGTACGAGCAGCAGATTCTCTCCCCGGAGCTGCCGGAAAGCATCGTCATCGCCGGGGCGGGCGCGATCGGCGTCGAGTTCGCGTACGTCCTGCACAACTACGGCGTGCGCGTGACGATCGTGGAGTTCCTCGACCGGATGCTGCCGCTGGAGGACGAGGAAATCTCGGCCGAACTTGCCCGCCGCTACAAGCGGCTCGGCATCGAGGTACTCACGTCGACCCGGGTGGAGTCGATCGACGAGACCGACGACCGGGTCTGGGTGACCGTGTCGTCCAAGGGCGGCGAGCAGCGCGTGCTCGAGACCGACAGGGTGCTACAGGCGATCGGCTTCGCGCCCCGCGTCGATGACTACGGCCTGGAGAAGACCGGGGTCCGACTCACCGAACGGGGCGCCGTCGACGTCGACGCCCGCTGCCGGACCAGCGTGCCGCACCTGTTCGCGATCGGCGACGTGACTGCGAAGCTGATGCTCGCGCACGCCGCCGAGACGATGGGCATCGTTGCCGCCGAAACGATCGCCGGCGCCGAGACGATGGAGCTGGACTACACCATGATCCCGCGGGCGACGTACTGCCAGCCGCAGGTGGCCAGCTTCGGCCTCACCGAGGCGCAGGCCCGCGAGCGAGGCCACGACGTGCGGATGGCGAAGTTCCCCTTCAGCGCCAACGGCAAGGCGCACGGCCTGGGCGACACTGTCGGCTTCGTCAAGCTGATCAGTGACGCCAGGTACGGCGAACTGCTCGGCGGGCACATGATCGGTCCGGACGTCACCGAACTGCTGCCCGAGCTGACCCTGGCGCAGCAGTGGGACCTGACCGTGCACGAGCTTGCCCGCAACGTGCACGCCCACCCGACCCTGGGCGAGGCGGTCAAGGACGCCCTGCACGGGCTCGCCGGACACATGATCAACATGTGA
- a CDS encoding SDR family NAD(P)-dependent oxidoreductase: MTQINMTQINMTDQAIRRTAIVTGAARGIGAGVARRLARDGLAVAVVDLVEEDCAGTVDAITRDGGTAAAFAADVNDESAVTAAVARIAAELGPPTVLINNAGIGGPNAGVEETSTQQWDAVVGVSLRGAFFLTRAVTPYMMAAGWGRIVNMSSISALGDSGRVDYAAAKAGLIGFTKSLALRLGQHGVTANAIGPGFVVSDMTRVGAQRRGRSFEEHQRIVAQTIPVRRVGQPEDIAHTASYLVSTEAGFVSGQVIYVAGGPVD; this comes from the coding sequence ATGACACAGATCAACATGACACAGATCAACATGACAGACCAGGCCATTCGGCGCACAGCGATCGTCACGGGCGCGGCACGCGGCATCGGCGCTGGAGTGGCCAGGCGTTTGGCGCGTGATGGCCTCGCGGTCGCCGTGGTCGACCTGGTCGAGGAAGACTGCGCCGGCACCGTGGATGCCATCACCCGCGACGGCGGAACAGCGGCGGCGTTCGCCGCCGACGTCAACGACGAGTCGGCCGTGACCGCCGCTGTCGCTCGGATCGCCGCCGAGTTGGGACCACCGACGGTGCTGATCAACAACGCCGGCATCGGCGGCCCCAACGCCGGCGTCGAGGAGACGAGCACCCAGCAGTGGGACGCGGTCGTCGGGGTCAGCCTGCGCGGGGCGTTCTTCCTCACCCGGGCCGTGACCCCCTACATGATGGCGGCCGGCTGGGGACGGATCGTCAACATGTCGAGCATCTCCGCGCTCGGCGATTCCGGCCGCGTTGACTACGCCGCCGCAAAGGCCGGTCTGATCGGCTTCACCAAATCGCTCGCGCTGCGGCTCGGGCAGCACGGCGTGACGGCGAACGCCATCGGCCCGGGCTTCGTGGTCAGCGACATGACCAGGGTCGGGGCCCAGCGGCGGGGCCGCAGCTTCGAGGAGCACCAGCGGATCGTGGCGCAAACCATCCCGGTGCGCCGGGTCGGCCAGCCCGAGGACATCGCGCACACCGCGTCGTACCTGGTCAGCACCGAAGCCGGGTTCGTCTCCGGCCAGGTCATCTACGTCGCCGGCGGGCCGGTGGACTGA
- a CDS encoding tyrosine-type recombinase/integrase: protein MTTSPASGPGVVSPDRVVLRAAVSAYLGRYRGDSRLHAESDLRVYLTWCTNQVDPLSVARRDIERYVRWLQDVRRFQPSTVSRRLSVVVGFYRVCVIDGILPHSPADYVRRPTVSPESPTLGLGHLQFEALITTARQSANPNDFALIAMLGLLGLRIFEACGANIGDLGEEHGHRVLRVRGKGGKVVLVPLPPAVARAVDRAVDGRIDGPILRNAIGARMDRHAATRRLKHLAAAAGIRMPRMHPHMLRHTFVTTMLDAGVSLRDVQIAARHADPRTTMRYDRARKNLDRHPNYILAAYMASGT from the coding sequence ATGACTACCTCCCCCGCCTCCGGTCCCGGTGTCGTCTCTCCTGATCGTGTTGTTCTCCGTGCCGCGGTTTCTGCCTACCTCGGTCGGTACCGCGGTGACTCGCGGCTGCACGCCGAGTCTGACCTGCGCGTCTACCTGACCTGGTGCACCAACCAGGTGGACCCGCTGTCGGTTGCTCGCAGGGACATCGAGCGGTACGTGCGCTGGCTCCAGGACGTACGCCGCTTCCAGCCCTCGACCGTCTCCCGCCGCCTGTCGGTGGTGGTCGGCTTCTACCGCGTCTGTGTCATCGACGGCATCCTGCCGCATTCACCAGCCGACTACGTCCGCAGACCAACAGTGTCACCCGAATCACCCACCCTCGGGCTGGGCCACCTGCAGTTCGAAGCCCTGATCACCACCGCACGGCAGTCGGCCAACCCGAACGACTTCGCGCTGATCGCCATGCTCGGCCTGCTCGGGTTGCGGATCTTCGAAGCCTGCGGCGCCAACATCGGCGACCTCGGCGAGGAACACGGCCACCGCGTCCTTCGCGTCCGCGGCAAGGGCGGCAAAGTCGTCCTCGTCCCGCTCCCGCCCGCGGTGGCCAGGGCCGTGGACCGTGCAGTGGACGGCCGCATCGACGGTCCGATTCTGCGCAACGCCATCGGGGCGCGGATGGACCGGCATGCGGCGACCCGCCGGCTCAAGCACCTGGCTGCCGCCGCCGGGATCCGGATGCCGAGGATGCACCCGCACATGCTGCGACACACCTTCGTCACCACCATGCTCGACGCCGGTGTGAGCCTGCGCGACGTGCAGATCGCCGCCCGTCACGCCGATCCCCGTACGACCATGCGCTACGACCGCGCCCGCAAGAACCTCGACCGGCACCCCAACTACATCCTCGCCGCCTACATGGCCTCCGGAACGTAG
- a CDS encoding IS701 family transposase, translated as MLAGVLASFAGRFGRVEPRRTAVAFVTGLLADIEVKTCWQLAEQAGHARPDAMQRLLYRAVWDADAVRDDLRQVIVERFGDPDGVLVVDETGDLKKGVHSVGVQRQYTGTAGRIENAQVGVFLGYASEHGHTLIDRRVYLPVSWTEDRDRCQDAGVPDEVEFATKPELAADMVTAAVDADVPARWVAADEAYGNSSAFRAHLRQHRLGYVLAVSRSHLVPLDGGKVKVRADHVAADLPASAWQRRSAGAGSKGPRFYDWAWLDEVTTDADPDDSGRHSLLIRRNTSTGELAFYRCWTPQSATLAQLVRVAGIRWTVEVAFQAAKSQVGLDQHQVRRWDSWHRFTTLALAALAILAICAADAADEPPKSDLIKLTVNEVRRLINAFIIRPIHELAHRLRWSQWRRRHQARARQAHYERRLNADLQP; from the coding sequence GTGCTGGCTGGGGTGCTCGCCTCCTTCGCGGGCAGGTTCGGACGGGTCGAGCCGCGTCGCACGGCGGTGGCGTTCGTGACCGGGCTGCTGGCCGATATCGAGGTCAAGACGTGTTGGCAGTTGGCGGAGCAGGCTGGGCATGCTCGGCCGGATGCGATGCAAAGGTTGTTGTATCGGGCGGTGTGGGACGCTGACGCCGTCCGTGACGACCTGCGTCAGGTGATCGTCGAACGGTTCGGTGACCCGGACGGGGTCCTGGTCGTCGACGAGACCGGGGATCTGAAGAAGGGCGTTCACTCGGTCGGGGTGCAACGCCAGTACACCGGCACCGCCGGCAGGATCGAGAACGCGCAGGTCGGGGTGTTCCTCGGCTACGCCAGCGAGCACGGGCACACCCTGATCGACCGCAGGGTCTATCTGCCGGTGTCGTGGACCGAGGACCGGGACCGCTGCCAGGATGCCGGTGTCCCGGACGAGGTCGAGTTCGCCACGAAACCCGAGCTGGCAGCCGACATGGTCACCGCGGCGGTCGACGCCGACGTGCCCGCACGGTGGGTCGCTGCGGACGAGGCCTACGGCAACAGCAGCGCTTTCCGAGCTCACCTGCGCCAACACCGACTCGGTTATGTCCTGGCCGTGTCCCGCAGCCACCTGGTGCCCCTCGACGGCGGCAAGGTCAAGGTCCGGGCCGACCATGTCGCCGCCGACCTACCAGCCTCGGCCTGGCAGCGCCGCAGCGCGGGCGCCGGATCCAAGGGCCCGCGCTTCTACGACTGGGCCTGGCTCGACGAGGTCACCACCGACGCCGACCCTGACGACAGCGGCCGACACAGCCTCCTGATCAGGCGCAACACCTCCACCGGGGAACTGGCCTTCTACCGCTGCTGGACACCGCAATCGGCCACCCTCGCCCAACTCGTCCGGGTCGCCGGGATCCGCTGGACCGTAGAGGTAGCCTTCCAAGCCGCCAAGAGTCAGGTCGGCCTCGATCAGCACCAGGTCCGCCGCTGGGACTCCTGGCACCGCTTCACCACTCTCGCCCTGGCCGCCCTCGCCATCCTGGCGATCTGCGCCGCCGACGCCGCCGACGAACCCCCGAAGAGCGACTTGATCAAGCTGACCGTCAACGAAGTCCGTCGTTTGATCAACGCCTTCATCATCCGACCGATCCACGAACTCGCCCACCGTCTGCGCTGGTCACAGTGGCGGCGCCGCCATCAAGCCCGAGCCCGACAAGCCCACTACGAACGACGCCTCAACGCCGACCTTCAGCCATGA
- a CDS encoding TetR/AcrR family transcriptional regulator, translating into MFEETTFASARKIELLEAAYRYSLAHGLADLSLRPLAAAIGSSPRVLMFLFGNKDGLLRELLERARIDELAMLDHIQEPSNTTAIGLAAAIERLWAWLATDEHRQLLRLWAEAYTRSLIEPDGVWGGFAATTVSDWLAVLAACQPPRERDSEKGAARRTLALAILRGALLDLLATEDHDRVTAAVYHQLALFHHRRAAVPRP; encoded by the coding sequence GTGTTCGAGGAGACGACATTCGCGTCCGCGCGGAAGATCGAACTGCTGGAAGCCGCCTATCGGTACTCGCTCGCGCACGGCCTGGCCGACCTGTCACTACGCCCGCTGGCTGCGGCGATCGGCTCCAGCCCCCGGGTGCTCATGTTCCTGTTCGGGAACAAGGACGGCCTGTTGCGAGAGTTGCTGGAACGCGCCCGCATCGACGAACTTGCGATGCTCGACCACATCCAAGAGCCGAGCAACACTACGGCCATCGGCCTAGCCGCCGCCATCGAGCGCCTCTGGGCGTGGCTCGCCACCGATGAGCATCGGCAGTTGCTGAGGCTGTGGGCCGAGGCGTACACCCGCTCCCTGATCGAACCCGACGGAGTGTGGGGTGGCTTCGCCGCCACCACGGTGAGCGACTGGCTCGCCGTCCTCGCTGCATGCCAGCCCCCGCGCGAGAGGGACAGCGAGAAGGGCGCCGCCCGCCGCACCCTTGCCCTCGCCATACTCAGAGGCGCCCTGCTCGACCTGCTGGCCACCGAAGACCACGACCGCGTCACGGCTGCGGTCTACCACCAACTCGCCCTGTTCCATCACCGACGTGCCGCAGTACCCCGGCCCTAA
- a CDS encoding GNAT family N-acetyltransferase: MTDLVIRPLRAGEHTLFQSMPESPTVGMALLGRDFAETMAARQYRPEWTWVALDGDTVIARAAWWGGPDDSAPVALDWFDPGTDPMVGAELLRAASFTVDYHLMLPPDWRDVPETHRAAQSRITAAGAAGFIPVLERLRYRWTLADGLPERPARLTYHPVSDDAVLHDVLRRILTGSLDFHQHQAIERDGVEAALADDLEFLTWLPSPRDWWRLARDTAGNLTGIVIPARNHASPIIAYVGVLPEARGHGYAYDLLAEGTHILVEQGAEAITADTDLTNTPMAATFARAGYPVAQRRLILSQPA, from the coding sequence GTGACCGACCTGGTCATCCGCCCGCTGCGCGCGGGCGAGCACACGCTGTTCCAGTCCATGCCCGAGTCGCCCACCGTCGGCATGGCCCTGCTCGGCCGCGACTTCGCCGAGACCATGGCCGCCCGCCAGTACCGTCCCGAGTGGACCTGGGTAGCCCTCGACGGCGACACGGTCATCGCGCGGGCCGCCTGGTGGGGCGGGCCCGACGACAGCGCCCCGGTGGCGCTGGACTGGTTCGATCCCGGCACCGACCCGATGGTGGGTGCGGAGTTGCTCCGCGCCGCCAGTTTCACCGTCGACTACCACCTCATGCTGCCGCCCGACTGGCGCGACGTCCCCGAGACGCACCGCGCGGCCCAGTCGCGCATCACCGCCGCCGGCGCCGCGGGATTCATCCCGGTCCTGGAGCGGCTGCGGTACCGGTGGACGCTGGCCGACGGCCTGCCAGAGCGCCCGGCGCGGCTGACGTACCACCCCGTCTCCGACGACGCGGTACTCCACGACGTGCTGCGCCGCATCCTGACCGGCAGCCTGGACTTCCACCAGCATCAGGCGATCGAGCGGGACGGCGTCGAGGCGGCCCTCGCCGACGACCTGGAGTTCCTGACCTGGCTGCCGAGTCCACGCGACTGGTGGCGCCTGGCTCGCGACACGGCCGGCAACCTCACCGGCATCGTGATACCCGCACGCAACCACGCCTCGCCGATCATCGCCTACGTCGGCGTGCTGCCGGAGGCGCGGGGGCACGGCTACGCGTACGACCTGCTCGCCGAGGGCACCCACATCCTGGTCGAGCAGGGCGCAGAGGCTATCACTGCCGACACCGACCTGACGAACACACCGATGGCCGCCACGTTCGCCCGAGCCGGGTATCCGGTGGCGCAGCGGCGACTCATTCTGAGCCAGCCGGCGTAA
- a CDS encoding pyridoxamine 5'-phosphate oxidase family protein yields the protein MSAHPADDSTAPQTSLGPFSSPGATPTPWEATEWALRRIQKFQLCTVRRDGRPHLTPLLAIWSHGAMWFTTGDNEQKAKNLSANPHCALTAGTGTLTGMDYIIEGTASLVTDQATREAVATAFEQAYGWQLTREDGTWYQLGDAVRTGNVQLYRVQPDKGFAFVTGSESSQTRYRWS from the coding sequence ATGTCCGCTCATCCGGCCGACGACTCGACCGCGCCGCAGACCAGCCTCGGTCCGTTCTCCTCGCCAGGCGCCACCCCGACGCCGTGGGAGGCGACGGAGTGGGCACTGCGCCGGATCCAGAAATTCCAGCTGTGCACGGTGCGCCGAGACGGCCGCCCACACTTGACACCGTTGCTGGCGATCTGGTCGCACGGCGCGATGTGGTTCACCACCGGCGACAACGAGCAGAAAGCCAAGAATCTCAGCGCCAACCCGCACTGCGCGCTAACCGCCGGAACCGGCACCCTGACCGGCATGGACTACATCATCGAAGGCACTGCGAGCCTGGTCACCGACCAGGCCACCAGGGAAGCCGTGGCGACCGCGTTCGAGCAGGCCTATGGCTGGCAGCTCACCCGCGAGGACGGAACCTGGTATCAACTGGGCGACGCCGTTCGGACCGGCAATGTTCAGCTCTACCGGGTCCAGCCGGACAAGGGGTTCGCCTTCGTCACGGGTAGCGAGTCGTCCCAGACTCGCTACCGGTGGAGCTGA
- a CDS encoding aminoglycoside phosphotransferase family protein, with protein MHDGQLTVSLNAVRELVDAQFPEWRSLPLRRVASQGTVNAIFRIGERFTARFPLQPREVDAAQGWLEREAEAARELMGRTRFPTPEPVAIGEPGAGYPLPWSVQTWVPGVVATDKDPGDSVAFAHDLAEFVSGVRAIDTRGRPFTGQGRGGELPAHDGWMETCFGHSETLLDVPLLRRIWEVMRELPRGEAPDRMNHGDLIPGNVLVSDGRLAGVLDVGGLGAADPALDLVSAWHLLEREPRQAFRQQLGCDDLEWERGKAWAFQQAMGVVWYYHQTNPAMSRMGRRTLARIIADPPSA; from the coding sequence ATGCACGATGGCCAGCTCACAGTCTCACTCAACGCGGTGCGTGAGCTGGTGGACGCGCAGTTCCCCGAGTGGCGGAGCCTGCCTCTCAGGCGCGTCGCTTCGCAGGGAACGGTCAATGCCATCTTCCGTATCGGGGAACGGTTCACGGCCCGGTTCCCCCTTCAGCCTCGTGAGGTCGACGCGGCGCAGGGCTGGCTGGAACGCGAAGCGGAAGCGGCCCGAGAACTGATGGGTCGTACGCGATTTCCCACCCCCGAGCCGGTCGCCATCGGTGAACCCGGCGCCGGCTACCCGCTTCCATGGTCGGTACAGACGTGGGTACCCGGTGTGGTAGCCACCGATAAGGACCCAGGCGACTCGGTCGCGTTCGCGCACGATCTGGCCGAGTTCGTCAGTGGCGTGCGAGCCATCGACACACGGGGACGCCCGTTTACAGGCCAGGGTCGCGGTGGCGAGCTACCAGCGCACGACGGGTGGATGGAAACCTGCTTCGGGCACAGCGAGACGCTGCTGGACGTCCCGCTGCTCCGCCGGATCTGGGAGGTCATGAGGGAACTGCCGCGGGGCGAGGCCCCGGACAGGATGAACCATGGTGATCTCATTCCGGGAAACGTCCTCGTCTCCGACGGGCGGCTGGCCGGGGTTCTCGACGTGGGCGGACTGGGGGCTGCCGACCCTGCCCTTGACCTCGTAAGTGCCTGGCACCTGCTCGAACGCGAGCCACGCCAGGCATTTCGGCAGCAACTCGGCTGCGACGATCTCGAATGGGAACGCGGCAAAGCGTGGGCCTTCCAGCAGGCAATGGGGGTGGTTTGGTACTACCACCAGACCAACCCAGCCATGAGTCGGATGGGCCGACGCACTCTCGCGCGCATCATCGCCGACCCGCCATCAGCCTGA
- a CDS encoding ArsR/SmtB family transcription factor, translated as MISFRLGVEDLADTRFAISPIHEAVLSLRVLREPGLYALHVPWRRSVLGRLDAPGADLLMSLVGPDRCVPDFLTPRPASFAATFEDELAAVRRTPPDVVRRDVLAVYPRGGLPAVFQEITANEDEPVLALRDAICDRLHHYWQAAIKPTWPQMRLVLEADTTYRARQLAVGGARLLFADMHPNLRWQDGVLHIDKLIGRHHVAAAGRGLLLVPSIFSHRPAPPVSPDDPPLLAYPCRGVATLWAPTPAADATAVTSLLGAPRARLLHLLAEPLPTVEIARRLTVTPSAVSQHLKVLHATGLITRARDGRHVLYRRSPLGDQLAGQSVNQ; from the coding sequence ATGATCAGCTTCAGGCTCGGCGTCGAAGACCTCGCGGACACCCGCTTCGCGATCTCGCCGATCCACGAGGCCGTGCTCAGCCTGCGAGTGTTACGTGAGCCTGGCCTGTACGCGCTGCATGTGCCCTGGCGCAGGTCGGTTCTCGGCAGACTCGACGCGCCCGGCGCCGACCTGCTGATGTCCCTGGTCGGGCCAGACCGCTGCGTTCCGGACTTCCTCACGCCCCGGCCGGCGAGCTTCGCCGCGACCTTCGAGGACGAACTGGCCGCCGTACGCCGAACACCTCCGGACGTCGTACGCCGCGACGTGCTGGCCGTGTACCCACGTGGCGGGCTACCGGCCGTCTTTCAGGAAATCACCGCGAACGAGGATGAGCCGGTGCTCGCACTCCGCGACGCCATCTGCGACCGCCTGCACCACTATTGGCAAGCAGCGATCAAGCCGACCTGGCCGCAGATGCGACTCGTCCTGGAAGCGGACACGACCTACCGCGCCCGACAACTGGCCGTAGGTGGCGCACGCCTGCTCTTCGCCGACATGCATCCGAATCTGCGCTGGCAGGACGGCGTCCTGCACATCGACAAGCTGATCGGCAGGCACCACGTCGCGGCAGCCGGCCGAGGACTGCTGCTGGTGCCATCCATCTTCTCCCACAGGCCCGCCCCGCCAGTCAGCCCGGACGACCCCCCACTGCTGGCATACCCCTGCCGTGGAGTAGCAACGCTCTGGGCGCCGACACCGGCCGCCGACGCGACCGCCGTCACATCGCTCCTCGGCGCGCCCAGAGCGCGGCTGCTCCACCTCCTTGCCGAACCGCTACCGACCGTGGAGATCGCCCGCCGGCTCACAGTCACACCCAGCGCCGTGTCACAGCACCTAAAGGTCCTCCACGCGACAGGCCTGATCACTCGCGCCCGCGACGGACGGCACGTGCTGTACCGGCGCAGCCCTCTTGGCGATCAGCTAGCCGGCCAGTCGGTCAACCAATGA
- a CDS encoding MBL fold metallo-hydrolase, which produces MFGQRHAQSTGTVGEPAGRVFRVRLRVLGGCGAWPEARQACSGYLVEHDGFRLLVDLGYATVPRLLEHITADQVDAVYISHGHPDHCADLNPLLRARALRDDPPAPLPVYALPGALDAVLALDRPGMLAAAYVLHEITVGSRLDIGPFRAQTRLLPHWVPNAGVRLAAGDGVLAYTGDTGPSPDVVELARDADLLLAEATYVDEVPEDSRRYLSSARQVGRQAADAGVRHLLLTHLWPGTDPAAARAAAGDRYDGEIGVANADLVRDLP; this is translated from the coding sequence ATGTTCGGGCAGCGGCATGCCCAGTCAACTGGAACAGTTGGCGAACCGGCCGGTAGGGTCTTTCGGGTGCGGCTAAGGGTTCTCGGCGGGTGCGGTGCATGGCCAGAGGCGCGCCAGGCATGCAGCGGCTACCTCGTGGAGCACGACGGGTTCCGGCTGCTCGTCGATCTCGGCTACGCGACCGTGCCGCGGCTGCTGGAACACATCACCGCGGACCAGGTCGACGCGGTGTACATCAGCCACGGACATCCCGATCACTGCGCCGACCTGAACCCGCTGCTACGGGCGCGAGCGTTGCGTGATGATCCGCCGGCGCCGCTACCGGTGTACGCGCTGCCTGGCGCGCTGGATGCGGTGTTAGCGCTGGACCGCCCCGGGATGCTGGCTGCCGCCTACGTTCTGCATGAGATCACCGTCGGCAGCCGCCTCGACATCGGCCCGTTCCGGGCCCAGACCCGTTTGCTGCCGCACTGGGTGCCAAATGCCGGCGTACGGCTGGCTGCGGGCGACGGGGTTCTCGCGTACACCGGTGACACCGGCCCGAGCCCCGACGTGGTGGAACTGGCGCGCGACGCCGACCTGCTGCTGGCCGAGGCCACCTACGTGGATGAGGTGCCGGAGGACTCGCGGCGCTACCTGTCGAGTGCGCGCCAGGTAGGTCGGCAGGCCGCCGATGCCGGCGTCAGACACCTACTACTGACCCACCTGTGGCCAGGCACGGATCCGGCGGCTGCGCGAGCCGCGGCCGGTGACAGGTACGACGGTGAGATCGGCGTCGCCAATGCTGACCTAGTCCGGGACCTGCCCTAG
- a CDS encoding MFS transporter: MLTGPTYDLGAPAVGTLALVNAATMLCTPVAGRQVDRRGSDAVNLVCLLGIIASAAVLAFASLGGAGGLAALALGTLLLDVGMQCGMVANQVRIYALRPEARSRLNTAYMTCAYLGGSLGSWLGARAYAHFGWLGVCAVLALLAAIALARHLASSPATGHPRATVAAQNT; the protein is encoded by the coding sequence CTGCTCACCGGACCCACATACGACTTGGGCGCACCGGCGGTCGGAACGCTCGCACTGGTCAACGCGGCGACAATGCTGTGCACCCCGGTCGCCGGACGGCAGGTGGACCGTCGGGGCAGCGACGCGGTGAACCTGGTCTGCCTGCTTGGGATCATCGCCTCGGCCGCCGTCCTCGCGTTCGCCAGTCTCGGCGGGGCGGGGGGCCTCGCGGCGCTGGCGCTCGGCACGTTGCTGCTCGACGTCGGAATGCAGTGCGGCATGGTCGCCAACCAGGTACGCATCTACGCCCTGCGGCCCGAAGCCCGGAGCAGACTCAACACCGCCTACATGACCTGCGCCTACCTCGGCGGCAGCCTCGGCTCCTGGCTCGGAGCCCGCGCCTACGCCCACTTCGGGTGGCTGGGCGTATGCGCGGTCCTGGCGCTCCTCGCCGCGATCGCTCTTGCCCGCCACCTGGCGTCAAGCCCTGCCACCGGCCACCCTCGAGCCACAGTCGCCGCCCAGAACACCTGA